The DNA region CAAGCTGGGGATAAATAAGATTCTTCTCTTTGGGATTCCAGATAAAAAAGATATTTATGGAAGCCAGGGATATAAAGAAGATAATATTGTCTCTACAGCTGTCCGGGCTATTAAGAAAAAATTCAGGAATATTACAATATTTACTGATGTTTGCTTATGTGCATATACAGAGAATGGACATTGCGGAATAACAAGGGCATCCCTCGACTCGGTTCGATTACGCTCACCACAAGCCGCTCGGGACTCCCTCGGCCTGAATAAAGTCGGAGGCCTTCGGTCGCAAGTCAGTATAGATAATAAAAAGACTTTGGAGGCATTAAGCAGGATCGCTTTAGCACATGCTAAGTCCGGTGCAGATTGGGTTGCCCCATCAGCTATGGCAAAGGAACAGGTTCTAAGTATCCGTAACGCACTGGATAGGTCCGGGTTTACAAAGGTAAAAGTCATGGGATATTCTGCAAAATTCGCTTCAAATTTCTACGGACCTTTTCGTGAAGCTGCAAATTCTGCTCCTCGTTTTGGAGATAGGCGCAGTTATCAACTGGATTATCTTGATTATGAAAAAGCAGCAGAAGAGATACAGGATGATATTAATGAAGGCGCAGATATGGTTATGGTCAAGCCTGCATTGAGCTATTTGGATATTATCAGGCAAGCGAAAGATAATCTTAATTGCTTCTCGAAAAACAGGATATCGCTGGCTGCCTATAATGTAAGTGGAGAATATGCCATGGTTAAATATGCTTCCAGGCGCAATATATGCGATGAAAGAAAAATAGTTACTGAAATACTTTCTTCCATAAAGCGTGCAGGAGCAGATTATATTATTACGTATCATGCCAAGGACGCAGCAAAATGGTTAAAAGAAAGTTATTAAGAGAGATGAGATATCTGGCTAAAGCTGGTGAGTTTCTTGCCGGAGGAGTTAACAGCCCCGTGCGCAGCTTTAATAAGATTGGGATAAAGCCGGTATATATAAAGCGTGGCGCCGGTTCAAAGGTATATGATTATAAGGGCAAGCGTTATATAGATTATTTACTTTATTGGGGCTCGATAATCCTGGGGCACAAGTATAAGCCGGTTATACGAGATGTAAAAAATTCGCTTAATAAAGGTTTTGGATTCGGTACCACAAATGACAGAGAAATAGAATTGGCAAGAATCATAAAGAAGGCAATTCCTTTCGCAGAAAAGCTGAGGTTCGTTAATTCCGGGACCGAAGCGGTAATGTCGGCGGTAAGGCTGGCAAGAGGTTTTACGAAGAGGGATATCGTCGTAAAATTCACAAATTCTTATCATGGGCATGCTGATTATTTGCTTGCTAAAGGCGGCTCAGGTTTGGCTACTCTTAGATTACCTTTTAGCAATGGCATACCCGATAATTATTTAAAAGATACTATTGTCATCAAGGCAGGCGATGAGGATGCCTTGAACAATATATTCAGGAAACACGGCGTGAAGATCGCTGCGGTTTTGGTGGAACCCGTGGGTGGAAATTATGGGGTTATTCCACCTGATATTAATTTTTTACAAAAATTAAGGCGTATAACCGATGCTTATAGGTCTGTCTTGATTTTTGATGAAGTTATCACCGGTTTTCGTTTTAGTTTTAGTTCTGTTGCGCAATCTTTTGGGATAAAGCCGGATTTGATCTGCCTTGGCAAGATAATTGGCGGAGGCCTTCCTATTGGAGCGTATGCAGGCCCAGCTAAAATCATGGATAATCTTGCTCCGGAGGGTAAGGTTTATCAGGCTTCCACATTTTCCGGCAATCCTATAGTGATGCAGGCAGGCATTAGCTCCCTAAGCGCGCTGGCTAAACTAAAAAGACTATATCCGATGCTGGATACGATGGCCCGTTTTTTATCCAGCCATATTGAGGATATAGCCAGTATCGAGGGAGTTGACTTAAGAATCCCTTATTTTGGCGGTATGTTTAGTTTCAACTTCAGAAATAGCAGTACATTCAGGGAGTTTTATAAGCTTATGCTTAAAAAGGGAGTGCTTTTTGCCCCTTCTGAATTTGAGGCCAATTTTATTTCATTTGCCCATTCCAAGAAAGATATCGAAGATACCATTTCTGCTTCCAGATGGGCGCTAAAAGAGTTAAGAAAAAGGAGAATGCGTAGATGGACATAGATTACGATGGATTAAAGAGGCGAGGTTTTCTTAGGCAGAGGCAGGATGGTTTCTTTGTCGTACGGACCCGTATGTCTAATGGCGTATATTCCAAAGACCAGATAGATAAAATAAACGAGATAGCCGTTAAATTCGGCAAAGGTTTTGTACATGCCACGACAAGGCAGGGCTTAGAAATCCCCTTCATCAGGTTCGAGGATATTGAGAGTGTAGAGGCGGAATTAAAAAAAGCCAGTTTAGATACCGGGACATCCGGGCCGCGCTTGAGGACAACAACGACCTGCCCGGGGACAGAATGGTGCAAATCCGCGCTTATTAATACTTTTTCGCTTTCAGGCAGGATTGAGAAAGAGCTTAACATAAGGTGTGCAATGGATTTGCCGCATAAATTTAAGATATCGATTTCCGGATGCCCTAATACATGCACCCGCCCGCAGGCCAGTGAAATAGGCATTCACGGAGAAGCGGATCTAAAATCATCCCAGCGGCGTATTGCTTATGCGGTTTATTTGGGAGGCTGCGGAGGCCGTACTCCCAGAACAGGCTTTAAGCTGGATAGATTGTTCAGCGAAGACGAAGTCCTGGTAATAGTTGAGAAAGTTGTAAGGTTCTTTAAAGATAATGCTAAACCGAGGCAAAGGTTAGCATTATTAATCGAAGAGTTGGGAAGAGAAGTGTTTTTAAAAACATCCGGGCTTAAAGAGCTGATTATACAACAAGGAGGGTAGATAAAAAATATGCC from Candidatus Omnitrophota bacterium includes:
- the hemB gene encoding porphobilinogen synthase, whose translation is MARDLYPKNIETKDLIYPYFVIEGRSRKQAIDLFPGVYRFSVDKLLSELDSTVKLGINKILLFGIPDKKDIYGSQGYKEDNIVSTAVRAIKKKFRNITIFTDVCLCAYTENGHCGITRASLDSVRLRSPQAARDSLGLNKVGGLRSQVSIDNKKTLEALSRIALAHAKSGADWVAPSAMAKEQVLSIRNALDRSGFTKVKVMGYSAKFASNFYGPFREAANSAPRFGDRRSYQLDYLDYEKAAEEIQDDINEGADMVMVKPALSYLDIIRQAKDNLNCFSKNRISLAAYNVSGEYAMVKYASRRNICDERKIVTEILSSIKRAGADYIITYHAKDAAKWLKESY
- a CDS encoding aminotransferase class III-fold pyridoxal phosphate-dependent enzyme, which encodes MRYLAKAGEFLAGGVNSPVRSFNKIGIKPVYIKRGAGSKVYDYKGKRYIDYLLYWGSIILGHKYKPVIRDVKNSLNKGFGFGTTNDREIELARIIKKAIPFAEKLRFVNSGTEAVMSAVRLARGFTKRDIVVKFTNSYHGHADYLLAKGGSGLATLRLPFSNGIPDNYLKDTIVIKAGDEDALNNIFRKHGVKIAAVLVEPVGGNYGVIPPDINFLQKLRRITDAYRSVLIFDEVITGFRFSFSSVAQSFGIKPDLICLGKIIGGGLPIGAYAGPAKIMDNLAPEGKVYQASTFSGNPIVMQAGISSLSALAKLKRLYPMLDTMARFLSSHIEDIASIEGVDLRIPYFGGMFSFNFRNSSTFREFYKLMLKKGVLFAPSEFEANFISFAHSKKDIEDTISASRWALKELRKRRMRRWT